Proteins encoded by one window of Sphaerodactylus townsendi isolate TG3544 linkage group LG02, MPM_Stown_v2.3, whole genome shotgun sequence:
- the LOC125427336 gene encoding intermediate filament protein ON3-like isoform X2, with product MSISYYHRPGSLSFSSHSQGSLPNRGSLYRASPGGFQPGLYRASSGVFPGSPLSASPSFLLSSLPSLEIDPKVHQIRTEEKEQIKGLNNQFAAFIDKVRKLEQQNKVLETQLKLLKGRDQYRSNVGHIMAAHGQPLKQQIDALHQDKQKLQSELDHTQAILEELKSRYEDEINRRNQLENEFVVTKKDLDDIYLQKVDVESKLESISNEIKYLKQLFDEEIRELQSQIQNTMVTVEMDNNRDLEMKHIIDEVKAQYQVMAAKSRDEAEQWYKNKFDDMTRQSQKHYDELKGIKGEIAELNRYAQRVNGEIEALKNQRANLENAVTSAEEQGEQALQNAKGTIQDLEEALRRAKQDMACKVREYQELMNIKLALDIEIATYRKLLEGEENRMVSQAPSHQLSAIDKLDF from the exons ATGAGCATCAGCTACTACCACCGCCCGGGGAGCCTGAGCTTCAGCAGCCACTCCCAGGGCTCCCTTCCTAACCGGGGCTCTTTGTACCGGGCCAGTCCGGGGGGCTTCCAACCGGGGTTGTACCGAGCATCTTCCGGTGTCTTCCCTGGCTCCCCCCTTTCTGCTTCGCCCTCTTTCCTGCTCTCCTCGTTGCCCAGCTTAGAGATTGACCCTAAAGTGCACCAGATCCGAACAGAGGAGAAGGAACAGATCAAAGGGCTCAACAACCAGTTCGCTGCCTTCATCGACAAG GTGCGTAAACTAGAGCAGCAGAACAAAGTGCTGGAGACACAGCTGAAGCTCTTGAAGGGCCGGGACCAGTACAGATCCAATGTGGGGCATATCATGGCAGCCCACGGTCAGCCCCTGAAGCAACAGATTGATGCACTGCATCAGGACAAGCAGAAGCTGCAGAGTGAGCTGGACCACACGCAGGCCATTCTGGAGGAACTGAAGAGCAG GTATGAAGATGAGATCAACCGGCGGAACCAATTGGAAAATGAATTTGTGGTGACCAAGAAG GACCTAGATGATATCTACTTGCAGAAAGTGGATGTTGAGTCCAAGCTTGAGAGCATCTCCAATGAAATCAAGTACCTGAAACAGCTGTTTGATGAG GAAATCCGGGAATTACAGTCTCAGATTCAAAACACAATGGTAACTGTGGAGATGGACAACAACCGGGACTTGGAAATGAAGCATATCATTGATGAGGTGAAGGCACAATACCAGGTCATGGCTGCCAAAAGCCGGGATGAGGCTGAACAGTGGTACAAAAACAAG TTTGATGACATGACTCGGCAGTCTCAGAAGCACTATGATGAGCTGAAAGGCATCAAGGGGGAGATTGCTGAACTGAATCGCTATGCTCAACGTGTTAATGGAGAAATTGAGGCCTTGAAAAACCAG CGAGCTAATCTGGAGAATGCTGTGACATCAGCTGAAGAGCAAGGGGAGCAGGCTCTGCAAAATGCGAAGGGCACCATTCAAGACCTTGAGGAGGCACTGAGGCGTGCCAAGCAAGACATGGCCTGCAAAGTGCGAGAATACCAAGAGCTGATGAATATCAAGCTGGCCCTTGATATTGAAATTGCCACCTACAGAAAATTGCTGGAAGGAGAAGAGAACCG GATGGTCAGCCAGGCTCCAAGTCATCAGCTCAGTGCTATTGACAAGCTAG ATTTTTAA
- the LOC125427336 gene encoding keratin, type II cytoskeletal 8-like isoform X1: protein MSISYYHRPGSLSFSSHSQGSLPNRGSLYRASPGGFQPGLYRASSGVFPGSPLSASPSFLLSSLPSLEIDPKVHQIRTEEKEQIKGLNNQFAAFIDKVRKLEQQNKVLETQLKLLKGRDQYRSNVGHIMAAHGQPLKQQIDALHQDKQKLQSELDHTQAILEELKSRYEDEINRRNQLENEFVVTKKDLDDIYLQKVDVESKLESISNEIKYLKQLFDEEIRELQSQIQNTMVTVEMDNNRDLEMKHIIDEVKAQYQVMAAKSRDEAEQWYKNKFDDMTRQSQKHYDELKGIKGEIAELNRYAQRVNGEIEALKNQRANLENAVTSAEEQGEQALQNAKGTIQDLEEALRRAKQDMACKVREYQELMNIKLALDIEIATYRKLLEGEENRMVSQAPSHQLSAIDKLAGFLTPRMAQSSSDKVSGNTNNSSLKRPLLIKTIETRDGKILSEASHLSEK from the exons ATGAGCATCAGCTACTACCACCGCCCGGGGAGCCTGAGCTTCAGCAGCCACTCCCAGGGCTCCCTTCCTAACCGGGGCTCTTTGTACCGGGCCAGTCCGGGGGGCTTCCAACCGGGGTTGTACCGAGCATCTTCCGGTGTCTTCCCTGGCTCCCCCCTTTCTGCTTCGCCCTCTTTCCTGCTCTCCTCGTTGCCCAGCTTAGAGATTGACCCTAAAGTGCACCAGATCCGAACAGAGGAGAAGGAACAGATCAAAGGGCTCAACAACCAGTTCGCTGCCTTCATCGACAAG GTGCGTAAACTAGAGCAGCAGAACAAAGTGCTGGAGACACAGCTGAAGCTCTTGAAGGGCCGGGACCAGTACAGATCCAATGTGGGGCATATCATGGCAGCCCACGGTCAGCCCCTGAAGCAACAGATTGATGCACTGCATCAGGACAAGCAGAAGCTGCAGAGTGAGCTGGACCACACGCAGGCCATTCTGGAGGAACTGAAGAGCAG GTATGAAGATGAGATCAACCGGCGGAACCAATTGGAAAATGAATTTGTGGTGACCAAGAAG GACCTAGATGATATCTACTTGCAGAAAGTGGATGTTGAGTCCAAGCTTGAGAGCATCTCCAATGAAATCAAGTACCTGAAACAGCTGTTTGATGAG GAAATCCGGGAATTACAGTCTCAGATTCAAAACACAATGGTAACTGTGGAGATGGACAACAACCGGGACTTGGAAATGAAGCATATCATTGATGAGGTGAAGGCACAATACCAGGTCATGGCTGCCAAAAGCCGGGATGAGGCTGAACAGTGGTACAAAAACAAG TTTGATGACATGACTCGGCAGTCTCAGAAGCACTATGATGAGCTGAAAGGCATCAAGGGGGAGATTGCTGAACTGAATCGCTATGCTCAACGTGTTAATGGAGAAATTGAGGCCTTGAAAAACCAG CGAGCTAATCTGGAGAATGCTGTGACATCAGCTGAAGAGCAAGGGGAGCAGGCTCTGCAAAATGCGAAGGGCACCATTCAAGACCTTGAGGAGGCACTGAGGCGTGCCAAGCAAGACATGGCCTGCAAAGTGCGAGAATACCAAGAGCTGATGAATATCAAGCTGGCCCTTGATATTGAAATTGCCACCTACAGAAAATTGCTGGAAGGAGAAGAGAACCG GATGGTCAGCCAGGCTCCAAGTCATCAGCTCAGTGCTATTGACAAGCTAG CTGGGTTCCTGACACCAAGAATGGCACAGTCTTCCTCCGACAAGGTCTCTGGGAATACCAACAACAGTTCACTGAAGAGACCCTTGCTGATCAAAACCATTGAGACGAGGGATGGGAAGATCCTCTCAGAGGCCAGTCACTTGTCAGAGAAGTAG
- the GPBAR1 gene encoding G-protein coupled bile acid receptor 1, which translates to MDNSLDGNELQELISWLTRPLSAFIILANLFIIIGIIFNHKLHGVINWFFLSLLFADLLAGAALPTIPQLVFKKKWGYHLCFFIYVTPNFIFLSFLANLLVVHYAKYVCIIHPLHYHKSWVYRWAALYLFLAWTAPLIFACLPFIWNHWQPHVNCSSRLVFPMPYLYLETYGLLIPTILAMVFMCIQVLCVARRQLKNITKLLHSVNRGQAPSALEQQLELRNVKAIAGVSLIFLVCWVPYIACLNISLLSIQYNSVSSLTLTIVTCLGNGSAAAVPIFLSLSNRQYIQFWRDVGVCGSCCQGQRCRQKQAKSKSTMAPSKPCTPETDPNGAQGQHLPVEDHKPSPAADEARDVWN; encoded by the coding sequence ATGGATAATTCCTTGGATGGGAATGAGTTGCAGGAGCTGATATCCTGGCTCACACGGCCCTTATCTGCCTTCATCATTTTAGCCAATCTCTTTATCATCATTGGGATCATCTTCAACCACAAGCTCCATGGTGTCATCAACTGGTTCTTCCTAAGCCTACTTTTTGCTGATCTTCTGGCTGGGGCAGCCCTTCCAACTATCCCCCAactggtctttaaaaaaaaatggggctaTCACCTTTGCTTCTTCATTTATGTGACACCCAActtcatctttctctctttcttagccAACCTTCTGGTGGTACATTATGCTAAGTATGTGTGCATCATCCACCCATTACATTACCACAAGTCCTGGGTATATCGTTGGGCTGCTTTATACTTATTCTTGGCCTGGACTGCTCCTTTGATCTTTGCCTGCCTCCCATTCATTTGGAACCACTGGCAACCCCATGTCAACTGTTCCTCACGCCTTGTCTTCCCCATGCCTTACCTCTACTTAGAGACCTACGGGCTCCTCATTCCCACCATCCTTGCCATGGTCTTCATGTGCATCCAAGTGCTGTGTGTAGCCCGAAGGCAACTGAAGAATATCACAAAGCTCCTTCATTCAGTGAATCGAGGTCAGGCCCCTTCAGCCCTGGAGCAGCAGCTGGAACTGCGGAATGTTAAGGCCATTGCTGGAGTGTCCCTCATCTTCTTGGTCTGCTGGGTGCCATATATTGCTTGCTTGAATATTTCATTGCTATCCATACAGTACAATTCTGTAAGTTCCCTCACTCTCACTATTGTCACCTGCCTAGGTAATGGCAGTGCAGCTGCGGTGCCCATCTTCCTCAGTCTTAGCAACCGCCAATACATACAGTTTTGGAGGGATGTGGGAGTCTGTGGGAGCTGCTGCCAAGGACAGAGGTGCAGGCAAAAGCAAGCCAAGTCAAAATCCACAATGGCACCCAGTAAGCCTTGCACCCCAGAGACAGACCCAAATGGAGCACAGGGCCAACATCTTCCCGTTGAAGACCACAAACCCTCACCAGCAGCAGATGAAGCCAGGGATGTTTGGAATTAG